Proteins encoded within one genomic window of Ranitomeya variabilis isolate aRanVar5 chromosome 4, aRanVar5.hap1, whole genome shotgun sequence:
- the SDCBP2 gene encoding syntenin-2 has product MSLYPSLEDLKVDRALQAQSSQMINQSPPAAIMPSAACSQSLYPNLSELNNYMGLSLTDEEIQLNMSLVPSGGNDVAVPHTLPGGLVAPVTGNDIGLRRAEIKNGIRELILCKDENGKVGLRLRAVDKGIFVQLVQANSPASLVGLRFGDQILQIDNQDCAGWSSDRAHKALKKAGQDRISMIVRDRPFQRTVTLQKDSSGHVGFAYKKGKITSLVKDGSAARNGLLINHYLCEVNGQNVIGLKDREVENILTSSGHSITVTVIPTVIYEHIIKRMSSGMLKNSMDHSIPEV; this is encoded by the exons ATGTCTCTGTATCCGTCTCTAGAAGACCTGAAGGTGGACCGGGCATTACAG GCTCAGTCCAGCCAAATGATCAACCAGTCACCTCCCGCAGCCATAATGCCATCTGCGGCCTGCAGCCAAA GTTTGTACCCAAATTTGTCAGAACTGAACAATTACATGGGACTGTCACTGACTGATGAGGAGATACAGCTCAATATGTCGCTGGTTCCATCAGGAGGAAAT GACGTGGCGGTCCCCCACACCCTCCCGGGAGGTCTGGTGGCCCCAGTCACCGGCAATGACATCGGTTTGAGAAGAGCAGAAATTAAAAATGGAATCCGGGAGCTGATCTTATGTAAGGACGAGAACGGCAAGGTGGGCCTGAGGCTGCGGGCCGTGGATAAG GGGATCTTTGTGCAACTCGTCCAGGCCAATTCTCCAGCTTCCCTGGTGGGCCTGAGGTTTGGGGATCAGATCCTACAGATTGATAATCAGGACTGTGCCGGATGGAGCAGTGACCGGGCGCACAAGGCACTGAAGAAAGCCGGACAAGACAGGATCAGCATGATAGTCCGAGATCG TCCATTCCAGCGTACAGTCACTCTACAGAAGGACAGCTCGGGACACGTCGGATTTGCGTACAAGAAGGGCAAGATCACCTCACTGGTGAAGGACGGCTCGGCTGCCAGGAACGGCCTGCTCATCAACCATTACCTGTGTGAGGTCAACGGGCAAAATGTCATTGGACTCAAG GACCGTGAAGTAGAAAATATTTTGACATCATCTGGGCACAGCATAACAGTTACCGTGATCCCCACTGTCATCTATGAGCACATTATAAAAAG aatGTCCTCCGGCATGCTAAAGAACTCCATGGATCATTCTATCCCAGAGGTATAA